The genome window GGAGGCGGCGCGGCAGCGGGCCGAGCAGGAGCAGGCGGCGACGCGGCGCGCGGAGGAGGAGAACCAGCGCCAGCGGCAGGCCGAGTACGAGCGCGCGATGAAGTCCTACAAGCGCCAGCGCATCGCCGCCTTCGCCATCGGCGGCGTGGCGGTGGCCGGCGTGGGCGCGGGCGTGCTCTTCGGCATGCAGGCGCGCGACAGCCGCGAGCAGTTCGACCTCGCCACCCGGCTCGAGGACAAGCAGGCCCGCGCGGACGACACGAAGAGCAAGGCGCTGCTGGCGGACATCGGCTTCGGCGTGGGCCTGGCCGGCGCGATTACCGCCATCATCCTCTACCCCAAGGAAGGACCGCCCGTGGCCGGCGAGGTGCGGGTGACGCTGGCGCCCAGGGGCGCCGGAGCAGGCATGGAGGTGAGCTTCTGATGCGCGCGCTCGGACTGATGACGTGCTGCACGGTGCTGCTGGCCGGCTGCAGCTTCACCACCGCGGGGGGCCTCACCGAGTGTGAGACCAGCGTGGACTGCAACGCCAACCAGGTGTGCAGCAGCGGCTTCTGCCTGCCCCAGCCGGAGGGCTGCGGCGAGGTGTTCGGCCCCGCCAACGCGACCAACCCCATCGCCATCGGCGCGGCGCTCCCGCTGACCAACTCCGACGGCGCGGACGAGTCGGAGGTGCAGGCGCTCAACTCCATCAAGCTGGCCATTGGCGAGGTCAACCAGCGCCAGGGCATCAACGGCCGCCAGTTCCTCCTCTACATCTGCGACACCCGCTCGGACCCGAACCGCGCCCGTGAGCAGGCCGACTGGCTGGTGAACGAGAAGGACGTGCCGGTGGTCTTCGCCTCCGGCAGCGGGCAGACGATTGCCGCCTCCGCCGTCACCATCCCCGCGGGCGCGCTGCTGATGACCCACACCGCGACGAGCCCGGACCTCGCCACGCTCTCCGACAGGCCGTCCCAGGGCGGCCCGGGCCTCGTCTGGCGCACCGCCCCCTCCGACACGCTGCAGGGCCGCATCATCGGCGAGCTGCTGAAGGGCAACCGCACCGTGAATGAGCCGACGCAGCCCTTCGTCAGCATCGACAACACCGTCATCGCCTACGTGGATGACCCGTACGGGCAGGGCCTCTCCGGCGAGACGCTCGAGGCGCTGACGCCGACGCCCGTGGTGACGGCGCGGTACAACCGCAACGAGGACGTCAGCGCCGCGGTGTCGGTCATCAACGACCGCAACCCCGACATCACGGTGATGGTGGGCTTCTCCGAGGACAACGCGAAGATCATCAGCCAGCTCGTCTCCCGGGGCCGCACGGGGCTGAAGTGGTTCTTCACGGACGCGAGCAAGGACCCGGGCCTGTTCACCTCCCTGGGCAACAACCGCAGCCAGGTGGAGGGCGCGTACGGCACCGCGCCGGCCCAGGCCCGCCTGAACTCCAACGCGTACGTGCAGTTCCGCTCCCGCTTCGGCTCCACGTACAACAACGCGGACCCGGGCCAGTTCTCGTTCACGGCGCACGCCTATGACGCCATGTACCTGGTGGCGCTGGGCACGGCGTACGCAGTGGGCGCGGACGCCAACAACCCGCAGCCCATCACCGGCGCCCGCATCGCGGAGGGCCTGACGCGCGTGACGCCGGCCGCGGGCGTCGCCGCTCCGGCCTTCGAGCTGGGCTTCCAGAACTTCCTCGAGGCCCGCCAGGAGATGAGCCGGGGAACCATCATCAACGTCACGGGCGCCAGCGGCGACCTGGACTTCGACAACGCGACGGGCGAGGCCCCTTCCGAGTACGAGCTGTGGAAGGTGGAGAACGGCACCTTCAAGACGGTGCAGCTCATCAACCCGGCGGCGGACTGACGGGGGCCTCCCCCAGCACCCGCGCCAGCACCTCCACGGCGGCGGCGAAGACCTCGGGCTCCGGCAGCAGCGAGAGCACGAGGTACGCGCCGCCGCCGAAGTCGTAGAACCAGCCCGGCTGCGCCAGCACGCCCGCGTCCAGCAGGGCCAGGCAGGTGGCCTCCTCGCCGGGCACCCTCGGAATCCGCAGCACCGCGCTCCACCCGCCCTCGGCGGGCACCACGTCCCAGGTGGCGCCCGGCGCGCGCGCGGCCACGAGGCGCTGCCGGTTGCCCCGCACGCGCTCCAGCACGGCGGCCTGGAAGACGGGCGCGTGGGCCAGCAGCGCCGGCAGGGCCAGTTGCACGGGCGTGGCCACCGGCAGGTACGTGTCCGCCACCCACTCCAGCCGCGCCAGCGCCTCGTCGCGCACCTCCGGCGGGCCGCCCACGTGCGTCCAGGCCAGCTTGAGGCCGGGCAGGCCGGCCACCTTCGAGAGGCCGGACAGCGCGAAGGTGAGCATGGGCAGCGCGCGCCCGGCCACCGTGGCCACGCGGCCCGGCCCGGCGGCGTCCCAGGCGAAGTCGGAGAACACCTCGTCGGACACCAGCGCCAGCCCGTGGCGCGCGCACACGTCCGCCAGCGCCGCCAGCTCGCCCTCGTGCAGGGAGTGACCGGTGGGGTTGCCGGGGTTGACCACCAGCACCGCGCGGGCGCCGGCGTCCACGGCGGCCTCCACCTCCCCCGCGTCCAGCCCGAAGCCGTGGGCCCGGGGCAGGCGGTACGGACGCGTCTGCACGCCCTCCAGGCGCGCCAGGTGCTCGAAGAGGGGGTAGCAGGGAGCGGGGACGAGCACGGTGTCCCCCGGCTCGCACAGCAGCTTGAAGAGCCAGCTGTAGGCCTCGCTGGTGCTGGCCGTCAGCAGCAGGTGCTCGGGGGAGACAGCCGCGCCGCGGGCCCCGAGGTGGGCGGCCAGGGCCTGGCGCGCGGAAGCGAGGCCCAGTGCTTCCGGGGCGTAGGCCATGGCGCCGGGCGGGGCGAGCAGGCCCTCTGGAGGCGCGGGCAGCCCCACGCGGGTGGGGTTGGTCTCGGTGAGGTCCAGCAGGGGGCGCCCGAGGGCGCGGTGCCGGGCGAGCGCCAGGGCCAGCGGGTTGGGCGCGCGCGGGAAGTCGCTCCGTGCGGAGAAGCGGCTCACAGCCCCGTCTGCAGCATGGCGTTCGCGACGCGGCGGATGAGCTCGCGGCGGACCTCCTTGCGGCAGTGGTCGATGGCCTTGTCGTGCGGCCGGGGCAGCTCCGCATCACGGGTGCGCAGGGCCGTCCTCAAGACGAGCTCGACCTTGGAGGGCTCGATGTGGAAGAGCCGCGGTCCTTCCTTCTGGAGGAAGTACGAGAGGCCCTTCTGGTCGATGAGCTTCTTGAAGATGCGCCGGACGTCCGCGAGGAACGTGAGGTCGATGATGTCCGCCATTCGCCCGGGGTTCTCGCGCGGAAAAAACGGCGCGTCCATTTCACGGCCGCGTCACCCGAAAACTTGCGCGACCTGTAGCACTCGCGCAGCGGCGCGAACGCGCCGGAGGCCGATTTTCCGGCCTCCGCGCGCTCAGGGCACCAACGGGCGGAGGGCTCGGCGGAACGCGGCGTGCCGTCGGCGCGCGTCAGGCAGGTGCGGCACCGGGCCCAGCACCGGCACGCCGTGGCGCTCCTGGAGCAGCAGGCGGTTGTCGCGCTCGGAGGCGTCCCTCGCGGCGGTGCCGCGCGACAGCACCACGGCCTTCACGGGGATGCGGCGCGCCGCCAGGGCCTGGAGCGACAGGGCTGTATGGTTGAGGGTGCCCAGGCCCGCGCGGGCCACCAGCAGCACGGGCAGGCGCAGGGCGGCGATGAGGTCGATGACGTCGTGCCGCGAGTCCAGGGGCACGAAGAGGCCACCGGCCCCCTCCACCACCACGGGCCCGTGGCGCAGCCGCTCCCAGGCGGCCAGGGTGACGTCCCAGTCCGGCTCCCGGCCCAGCCGGCGCGCGGCCACGCCGGGGGCCACGGGCAGGCGGAAGCGGTGGGGACACAGGGCGTCCACCGGCAGCGCGCTGCCCGCCGCCTCGCGCAGGGCCAGCGTGTCCGCGGGGGCGCGCAGGGAGGCGCAGCCGCTCTCGTAGGGCTTGAAGCCCTGGGGCCCGAGGCCCGCGTCCGCCAGCAGCGACAGCAGCGCGCACGAGGCCTGCGTCTTGCCGACGCCCGTGTCCGTGCCGGTGACGAAGACCTGGAAGGGCTTGCTACTCGCCACGGTGGTGCACCCCCACCCGGCGCAGCGCGTCCAGCGCCAGGTCGACATGGCCCAGGGTATGGGCGGCGGAGAGACAGAAGCGCAGGCGGCTGGTGCCCTCGGGGACGGTGGGCGGGCGGATGGCCTTCACCAGCACCCCGGCCTCGCGCAGGCGGCGGGCGGCATCCAGGGCGCGCTCCGGCTCGCCGAGGATGACGGGAAACACGGCGCTGCGTGCTTCCGCGCGCAGGCCCAGGGCGCACAGGCCCTCCGCGAAGCGGCGGATGTTGCGCCACAGCCGCTCGCGCAGGTCCGGGTCGCCCTCCACGG of Pyxidicoccus xibeiensis contains these proteins:
- a CDS encoding tetratricopeptide repeat protein, with product MRLAFVLSAALALAPPVALAQRGGSKNAPALIKEGERLYQAGKYKEAAEALKKAHELAPNPKLIYNIAFALENAGELRDALSWYQQYVGSTEGTDPTLLKRSARGIDRLQVLIKKEEQAQASADTERQKLQEEAEAARQRAEQEQAATRRAEEENQRQRQAEYERAMKSYKRQRIAAFAIGGVAVAGVGAGVLFGMQARDSREQFDLATRLEDKQARADDTKSKALLADIGFGVGLAGAITAIILYPKEGPPVAGEVRVTLAPRGAGAGMEVSF
- a CDS encoding ABC transporter substrate-binding protein; the protein is MRALGLMTCCTVLLAGCSFTTAGGLTECETSVDCNANQVCSSGFCLPQPEGCGEVFGPANATNPIAIGAALPLTNSDGADESEVQALNSIKLAIGEVNQRQGINGRQFLLYICDTRSDPNRAREQADWLVNEKDVPVVFASGSGQTIAASAVTIPAGALLMTHTATSPDLATLSDRPSQGGPGLVWRTAPSDTLQGRIIGELLKGNRTVNEPTQPFVSIDNTVIAYVDDPYGQGLSGETLEALTPTPVVTARYNRNEDVSAAVSVINDRNPDITVMVGFSEDNAKIISQLVSRGRTGLKWFFTDASKDPGLFTSLGNNRSQVEGAYGTAPAQARLNSNAYVQFRSRFGSTYNNADPGQFSFTAHAYDAMYLVALGTAYAVGADANNPQPITGARIAEGLTRVTPAAGVAAPAFELGFQNFLEARQEMSRGTIINVTGASGDLDFDNATGEAPSEYELWKVENGTFKTVQLINPAAD
- a CDS encoding pyridoxal phosphate-dependent aminotransferase, whose product is MSRFSARSDFPRAPNPLALALARHRALGRPLLDLTETNPTRVGLPAPPEGLLAPPGAMAYAPEALGLASARQALAAHLGARGAAVSPEHLLLTASTSEAYSWLFKLLCEPGDTVLVPAPCYPLFEHLARLEGVQTRPYRLPRAHGFGLDAGEVEAAVDAGARAVLVVNPGNPTGHSLHEGELAALADVCARHGLALVSDEVFSDFAWDAAGPGRVATVAGRALPMLTFALSGLSKVAGLPGLKLAWTHVGGPPEVRDEALARLEWVADTYLPVATPVQLALPALLAHAPVFQAAVLERVRGNRQRLVAARAPGATWDVVPAEGGWSAVLRIPRVPGEEATCLALLDAGVLAQPGWFYDFGGGAYLVLSLLPEPEVFAAAVEVLARVLGEAPVSPPPG
- the bioD gene encoding dethiobiotin synthase, with amino-acid sequence MSTWRWTRCAGWGCTTVASSKPFQVFVTGTDTGVGKTQASCALLSLLADAGLGPQGFKPYESGCASLRAPADTLALREAAGSALPVDALCPHRFRLPVAPGVAARRLGREPDWDVTLAAWERLRHGPVVVEGAGGLFVPLDSRHDVIDLIAALRLPVLLVARAGLGTLNHTALSLQALAARRIPVKAVVLSRGTAARDASERDNRLLLQERHGVPVLGPVPHLPDARRRHAAFRRALRPLVP